The following proteins are encoded in a genomic region of Drosophila miranda strain MSH22 chromosome 4, D.miranda_PacBio2.1, whole genome shotgun sequence:
- the LOC108161854 gene encoding gastrula zinc finger protein XlCGF57.1-like yields the protein MDKDKEDWLHSVNRTEQSERQDDSNTIDNCERLFKCSVCPKSFPRKSHLSEHSHSHTGERPYTCPHCSKSFSQSGTLRNHIRTHTDERPFQCAHCSKSFKLKSHLVGHSRTHTGERPYKCSYCALSFKQLAHLTSHIRSHTGERPYKCSHCPKTFTQVPNLNMHIRTHTGERPYKCTECPKSFVQIYHLKEHIRTHTGERPFKCRQCPKSFQKNANLREHTRTHTGEQPYQCPQCLKTFLARAYLKIHIRTHTRNAELPYKCSHCSETFAQVGILQAHMRSHTDEHERPYPCPHCTEWFSLEDNLRTHLRTHMGEGPYQCSECSKSFIQKYLFERHIRTHSDDRPYQCSQCSKSYKQKAHLSSHIRVHTGEKNDISSVSTGEETQSKPLEVEGPHKCSHCSKSFKIQSHLQIHIRVHTGDRPYKCSDCWMSFKQHSHLRMHIRSHTGERPHQCAQCSKAFSEESNLRRHMHTHTDKRPYQCTECPKSFIRKARLERHKEKDHLNEHITAHTGEIFDPSGVPTAIPDINSI from the coding sequence ATGGACAAGGATAAGGAGGATTGGCTACATTCAGTTAACCGAACTGAGCAATCGGAACGTCAAGATGATAGCAATACCATTGATAATTGTGAACGACTCTTTAAATGCTCCGTCTGTCCAAAATCCTTTCCAAGAAAATCCCACCTCAGTGAACACAGCCATAGCCACACTGGGGAGCGACCGTACACGTGTCCACACTGCTCGAAGTCTTTCTCTCAATCTGGAACTCTCCGGAATCACATCCGTACTCACACAGATGAACGACCATTCCAATGCGCCCACTGTTCCAAGTCATTTAAACTGAAATCCCATCTCGTCGGACACAGCCGTACTCACACAGGGGAGCGACCTTATAAGTGTTCTTACTGCGCTTTGTCGTTTAAACAACTCGCCCATCTTACCTCACACATACGCTCCCACACAGGAGAAAGACCCTACAAATGCTCTCACTGCCCAAAAACCTTTACCCAAGTACCCAATCTTAATATGCACATTCGTACGCACACGGGTGAAAGACCCTACAAATGCACCGAATGCCCAAAatcgtttgtacaaatctacCATCTCAAGGAACACATCCGCACGCACACTGGGGAGCGACCATTCAAGTGTAGGCAGTGCCCTAAGTCTTTTCAAAAAAATGCAAATCTTCGAGAACATACCCGTACCCACACGGGGGAGCAGCCTTATCAATGTCCACAATGTCTAAAAACCTTTCTTGCTCGAGCGTATCTCAAAATTCACATACGAACTCACACTCGCAATGCAGAGCTACCGTATAAGTGTTCTCACTGCTCTGAGACCTTTGCCCAAGTAGGGATTCTCCAGGCTCATATGCGTTCGCATACGGATGAACACGAACGACCTTACCCATGTCCCCACTGCACCGAATGGTTCAGCTTGGAAGATAACCTGAGGACCCACCTCCGTACGCACATGGGTGAAGGACCCTACCAATGCAGCGAATGCTCAAAGTCTTTTATACAAAAATATCTCTTTGAAAGACACATCCGTACGCACTCAGATGATCGACCCTACCAGTGCTCTCAATGCTCCAAGTCCTACAAACAAAAGGCCCATCTCAGCAGTCACATACGGGTTCACACTGGGGAGAAAAACGACATATCTAGTGTTTCCACTGGAGAAGAGACCCAATCGAAGCCACTTGAAGTGGAGGGACCCCACAAATGCTCTCACTGCTCGAAGTCATTTAAGATACAATCCCATCTCCAAATACACATCCGTGTTCACACGGGAGATCGACCGTATAAGTGCTCTGACTGCTGGATGTCGTTTAAACAACACTCCCATCTTCGAATGCACATACGCTCCCACACAGGTGAAAGACCCCACCAATGCGCCCAATGCTCAAAAGCCTTCTCAGAAGAATCCAATCTTAGAAGACACATGCATACGCACACAGATAAACGACCGTACCAATGCACCGAATGCCCAAAGTCTTTTATAAGAAAAGCCCGTCTTGAAAGACACAAAGAAAAAGACCATCTCAACGAACACATAACTGCTCATACTGGAGAGATATTCGACCCATCTGGTGTACCCACTGCGATTCCAGACATCAACAGCATTTAA
- the LOC108161853 gene encoding tyrosine-protein phosphatase non-receptor type 21 — MPFKFLKKCRQYNVTSKSLFVISVHHLLDTSSTVDCTISSESKGQECLDNVCQRLLIQQPEFFGLRYLVRGKEDEYKWIDLERSLSRQLEKYAAGPKIYLRVRHYVTTGVRHLSDEATRFYYFLQLKSDIYEGKIACDIRTAILLALYCRQAEYDSYQGDKQSKDYLKKSLVLPRNMQGLANDDSMLEGLIMEVLQQQATLAHLTQSRAEEMYIQCCQQLDGYGEERFSAKDTLGNDLLLGLAINGMVVNADNGRQYFPWKDFHTVTIDKRTIKIEQNKLDGDGSIVGSFIFGEADTARYFWKLCISQHKFFKRYIDTATPSSMGSAADVESSAHIGGDSVGYVDYDYGEAAGVEQLQQQQQLQQQQQQHMQQQHQLQQQQQQQILSSNMSLTTSANHSHSQLLGQSSSCLDLSNNNLHSSNGMLHHNNNNEERERLKAMLPTYRPAPDYETAVQLKYRTPSAELHNVTLALAAPGNAYYAGSQPDVHNPGGYNENVVFGHLTAHRYPDVAQPAAALHHHINLYQTQQQQQQQQQPAVGTAQAYLEISQRMHMMRHKAPPPYPVNRLSSSSTPDLAVATPRPLQGYRNYVSGSSPDLVSNRTLLNGGQFVALAAGGHGGNMPTSSGATMLHHYIGHMGHSQPYLPPHGTFENLNMIEEQPSIMSQLRQSAMSQAAAQAAVVATQSSPTLPPSGYRSSAPPPASSPQPPPVVVPPQKSTTPTPLQRSVVNGSIEPIYENVPLPQRASGGSSGAAAAHAEAMRQRASSIQSAPPGVVPVPAVRHASSNNVVTVTVNAQPNNEITRNIQKFAADRAVSSEMQFLEPQAPQRAARAASAAPAIGATAPPRQHRSTASLNKSTTVDVISPTGDSLHQQFSAMNLSANTSASTSSMFNSTLDTTSSSAASKDGKRKKRWNFLARSKTPDKQKAATLGREKATSSNQHAKLAAKMKLAQDDLNLPNRWSTGVSKPQPISGQYSKDKLCQILNEKLQDTQLFMEFEHIPKRRENALYDCALLEENEPKNHDPNFLPYDDNRVRLTPAMDNRHGYVNASYISATVGTKQRFYIVAQSPQESQTMRIFWQCVWEADVYLVVQLTEDMSYIPLSSQQRLEFGQFQVYQEFSQTTDRCTTSKLRLYHAPSRRYRSVWHLQYADWAEQNCPRDVNHFLDFLEELNSVRLASTHEVPPGHNTNPPVLIHCLEGGGRSGVTLTADLLLYTLDHNEDLDIPRVIGQLRHQRDSIIPSLAQYKFIYNLLITYLKRTRLI; from the exons ATGCCATTTAAATTCTTGAAAAAGTGTCGCCAATATAATGTGACGTCTAAAAGTTTGTTTGTTATTTCAGTGCATCATTTGTTGG ACACCTCCAGTACCGTCGATTGCACGATCAGTTCGGAGAGCAAGGGCCAGGAGTGCTTGGACAATGTCTGCCAGCGTCTGCTCATCCAGCAGCCAGAGTTCTTTGGACTGCGTTACCTCGTCCGTGGAAAGGAGGATGAGTATAAATGGATCGATCTGGAGCGATCGCTGAGCCGCCAGCTGGAGAAGTATGCGGCCGGGCCAAAGATCTACCTGCGAGTGCGCCACTATGTGACGACGGGTGTGAGGCATCTGAGCGACGAGGCCACCAGATTCTACTACTTTCTGCAGCTAAAGAGCGACATTTATGAGGGGAAGATCGCCTGTGACATCCGTACAGCCATCCTGCTGGCTCTGTACTGCCGCCAGGCTGAGTACGACAGCTACCAGGGGGACAAGCAGAGCAAGGATTACCTGAAGAAGTCTCTAGTGCTGCCGCGGAATATGCAGGGCCTGGCCAACGATGACAGCATGCTGGAGGGCCTCATCATGGAGGTGCTACAGCAGCAGGCGACCCTGGCGCATCTCACCCAAAGCCGGGCGGAGGAGATGTACATACAGTGCTGTCAGCAGCTAGATGGCTATGGGGAGGAACGTTTCTCTGCGAAGGATACGCTGGGGAACGATCTCCTCCTGGGTCTGGCCATCAATGGAATGGTCGTGAATGCCGACAACGGGCGGCAGTACTTTCCCTGGAAGGACTTTCACACGGTGACCATCGACAAGCGCACCATCAAGATCGAACAGAACAAACTCGATGGCGATGGCAGCATCGTCGGGAGCTTCATCTTTGGGGAGGCCGACACCGCACGCTACTTCTGGAAACTGTGCATCAGCCAGCACAAGTTCTTCAAGCGGTACATTGACACGGCCACGCCCTCGAGCATGGGCAGTGCGGCGGACGTAGAGAGTAGCGCTCACATTGGTGGCGACAGCGTGGGCTATGTGGATTACGATTATGGAGAGGCGGCAGGCGTCGAAcaactccagcagcagcagcagctccaacagcagcaacaacagcacatgcaacagcaacatcagctgcagcagcaacaacagcaacagattCTATCCTCCAATATGTCCCTCACGACCAGCGCcaaccacagccacagccagctcTTGGGTCAGAGCAGCTCCTGCCTTGACTTGAGCAACAATAACCTGCACAGCAGCAACGGAATGCTccaccacaacaacaacaatgagGAAAGAGAGCGCCTCAAAGCCATGCTTCCCACTTACAGGCCCGCTCCGGACTACGAGACGGCCGTCCAGCTAAAATATCGCACTCCCTCCGCCGAGCTGCACAACGTGACGCTCGCCTTGGCCGCCCCGGGGAACGCCTACTATGCGGGCTCCCAGCCGGATGTCCACAATCCGGGGGGATACAATGAGAACGTAGTCTTTGGCCACCTGACGGCGCACCGGTATCCGGATGTGGCCCAGCCAGCCGCTGCCCTTCATCACCACATCAATCTCTACCAaacgcagcagcaacagcaacaacagcagcagccagctgTGGGCACGGCCCAGGCGTATCTGGAGATCTCGCAGCGGATGCATATGATGCGGCACAAGGCACCGCCGCCATATCCCGTCAATCGATTGAGCTCCTCGTCGACGCCCGATCTGGCCGTGGCCACGCCCCGACCGCTGCAGGGATACCGCAACTACGTGAGCGGTTCGTCCCCAGATCTAGTCTCCAATCGCACGCTCCTCAATGGCGGACAGTTTGTGGCTCTGGCTGCCGGTGGCCATGGTGGGAATATGCCCACCTCTTCGGGGGCGACCATGCTGCATCACTACATCGGCCATATGGGGCACTCGCAGCCGTATTTGCCACCGCATGGCACCTTCGAGAACCTCAATATGATCGAGGAGCAGCCTTCCATTATGTCGCAGCTGCGACAATCGGCCATGAGTCAGGCGGCGGCGCAAGCTGCCGTCGTGGCAACACAGAG TTCACCCACCCTACCACCGAGTGGCTATCGCAGCTCTGCACCACCTCCAGCCAGCAGTCCACAGCCACCGCCAGTGGTTGTGCCGCCACAGAAATCCACCACACCCACGCCTTTACAGCGGAGCGTTGTTAACGGATCCATTGAGCCGATCTACGAGAatgtgccactgccacagagGGCATCGGGAGGCAGCAGTGGAGCAGCGGCTGCCCACGCAGAGGCAATGCGTCAGCGGGCCTCCTCCATACAGTCGGCGCCGCCAGGGGTGGTGCCCGTGCCAGCAGTACGTCATGCCAGCAGCAATAACGTGGTCACTGTGACGGTGAATGCCCAGCCAAATAATGAGATTACGCGGAATATCCAAAAGTTCGCAGCGGATCGGGCGGTCAGCAGCGAGATGCAGTTCCTGGAGCCGCAGGCACCGCAGAGGGCGGCCCGGGCGGCCAGTGCTGCGCCGGCCATAGGGGCAACGGCGCCACCGCGTCAGCATCGGTCCACGGCGAGCCTCAACAAATCCACGACGGTGGATGTCATTTCACCCACAGGCGACTCGCTCCATCAACAATTTAGTGCCATGAATCTGTCAGCCAATACATCAGCATCCACTTCATCCATGTTCAACTCGACGCTGGACACCACCTCCTCGTCGGCGGCCAGCAAAGATGGCAAGCGGAAGAAGCGCTGGAACTTTCTGGCGCGCAGCAAGACCCCCGACAAACAGAAGGCGGCCACGCTGGGCAGAGAGAAGGCCACCTCCTCCAACCAGCATGCAAAGCTGGCGGCAAAGATGAAGCTGGCCCAAGACGATCTCAATCTGCCCAATCGATGGTCCACGGGGGTGAGCAAACCGCAGCCAATATCGGGGCAATACTCCAAGGATAAATTG TGCCAGATTCTCAATGAGAAACTACAGGATACACAGCTGTTTATGGAATTTGAACACATACCGAAGCGACGAGAGAATGCCCTGTACGATTGCGCTTTGCTGGAGGAGAACGAACCGAAGAACCATGATCCCAATTTTCTGCCCTACGACGACAATCGTGTCAGACTGACGCCCGCAATGGACAATCGCCATGGCTATGTGAATGCCTCGTATATATCG GCCACTGTGGGCACTAAGCAGCGCTTCTATATTGTGGCCCAATCCCCGCAGGAGTCGCAGACGATGCGCATCTTCTGGCAGTGCGTGTGGGAGGCAGATGTCTATCTGGTGGTGCAGCTAACCGAAGACATGAGCTACATTCCTCTGAGCAGTCAGCAGCGTTTGGAGTTTGGACAG TTCCAAGTGTATCAGGAGTTCTCACAGACCACCGATCGTTGCACCACCAGCAAACTGCGTCTCTATCATGCACCCTCGCGTCGCTATCGGTCTGTGTGGCATCTGCAGTACGCCGACTGGGCGGAACAGAACTGTCCCCGGGATGTGAATCATTTTCTTGACTTTCTCGAGGAACTCAACTCTGTGAGATTGGCCTCGACACATGAGGTGCCGCCCGGCCACAATACGAATCCTCCGGTGCTCATCCACTGCCTGGAAGGTGGCGGGAGGTCTGGCGTGACCTTAACAGCAGATCTGTTGCTCTACACCTTAGACCACAATGAG GACTTGGACATACCCCGTGTCATTGGACAGCTGCGTCATCAGCGGGACAGCATTATACCATCCCTGGCGCAATACAAATTCATATACAATCTGCTCATCACTTATCTGAAGCGCACGAGATTGATTTAA
- the LOC108161855 gene encoding zinc finger protein 239-like isoform X2, producing the protein MDEICRVCMGTSGEFRNIFDERPTMDMCIGDMISQCTGYVVKRGDSLPENICPPCLEDAISAFNLKSTCEQNHTLFFTLMDKDKKQDEDWLHSDDRTEQLKHQDDSNNSDNCKPKFTPREPHLSVLSGPYTCPHCSKSFSQSATLLNHICTHKNERPYQCAHCSKSFKQKSKLVVHSRVHMEERPYKCSYCPMSFKHLVNRACHRRSHKGDRRHQCSQCFKKFSKKSNLIRHMVTHTDNRTYQCTECPKTFVQNQHLKAHFRTHTGESPFKCTQCPEVFEKKLNLREHTRTHTGEQPYQCPQCLDAFISRAYLKIHIRTHTRTAELPFNCPYCTETFAQDGTQAQAHMRAHTEWSSLCHKTTFPVKISMS; encoded by the exons ATGGATGAAATATGCAGAGTTTGCATGGGAACGTCCGGAGAATTTAGGAACATTTTTGACGAAAGACCAACAATGGATATGTGCATTGGTGACATGATATCGCAATGCACCGGGTACGTGGTTAAGCGAGGGGATTCGCTACCAGAAAACATATGTCCGCCTTGCCTGGAGGATGCTATTAGTGCCTTCAATCTTAAGTCCACCTGTGAGCAGAACCATAC ATTATTTTTCACGCTCATGGACAAGGACAAGAAACAAGACGAGGATTGGCTACATTCTGATGACCGAACTGAGCAATTGAAACATCAAGATGATAGCAATAATAGTGATAATTGTAAACCAAAATTCACTCCAAGAGAGCCCCATCTCAGTGTACTCAGCGGACCGTACACGTGTCCACACTGCTCGAAGTCATTCTCTCAATCCGCAACTCTCTTGAATCACATCTGTACTCACAAAAATGAGCGACCATACCAATGCGCTCACTGTTCGAAGTCTTTTAAACAGAAATCCAAGCTCGTCGTACACAGCCGGGTCCACATGGAGGAGCGACCTTATAAGTGTTCTTACTGCCCGATGTCGTTTAAACATCTCGTAAATCGTGCCTGTCACAGACGCTCCCACAAAGGTGACAGACGCCACCAATGCTCTCAGTGCTTCAAAAAATTCTCAAAAAAATCCAATCTTATAAGACACATGGTTACGCACACAGATAACCGAACGTATCAATGCACCGAATGCCCAAAAACGTTTGTTCAAAACCAACATCTCAAGGCACACTTCCGCACGCACACTGGAGAGAGTCCATTCAAGTGTACGCAGTGCCCTGAGGTCTttgaaaaaaaattaaatctgCGAGAACATACCCGTACCCACACGGGGGAGCAGCCATATCAATGCCCACAATGTCTGGATGCCTTTATTTCACGAGCATATCTCAAAATTCACATACGAACTCACACTCGCACGGCAGAGCTACCGTTTAACTGTCCTTACTGCACTGAGACCTTTGCCCAAGACGGGACTCAGGCTCAGGCTCATATGCGTGCGCATACGGAATGGTCAAGTCTTTGCCATAAAACTACGTTCCCTGTTAAAATTTCAATGTCATAG
- the LOC108163065 gene encoding zinc finger protein 180-like, with protein sequence MDEICRVCMGTSGEFRNIFDERPTMDMCIGDMISQCTGYVVKRGDSLPENICPPCLEDAMSAFNLKTTYEQSHKLFFALTEEDKEQDEDSLHSDDRAEQSKHQDDRNNSDNCKRVFKCSVCPKSFQRKYHLSEHSHSHTGERPYTCPHCAKSFSQSRILRNHIRTHTDERSFYCAHCSKSFKLKAQLIGHSRTHTGVRPYKCSHCAVSFKQLAHLTSHVFSHTGERPYKCSHCPKTFTQVTNLNVHIRTHTGEKPYKCTECSRSFIQKYHLKEHIRTHTGERPYQCNHCSKTFTQESTFRKHIRTQHE encoded by the coding sequence ATGGATGAAATATGCAGAGTTTGCATGGGAACGTCCGGAGAATTTAGGAACATTTTTGACGAAAGACCAACAATGGATATGTGCATTGGTGACATGATATCGCAGTGCACCGGGTACGTGGTTAAGCGAGGGGATTCGCTACCAGAAAACATATGTCCGCCTTGCCTGGAGGATGCTATGAGTGCCTTCAATCTTAAGACCACCTACGAGCAGAGCCATAAACTCTTTTTCGCGCTGACAGAGGAGGACAAGGAACAAGACGAGGATTCGCTACATTCAGATGACCGAGCTGAGCAATCGAAACATCAAGATGATAGAAATAACAGTGATAATTGTAAACGAGTCTTCAAATGCTCCGTCTGTCCAAAATCCTTTCAAAGAAAATACCACCTCAGTGAACACAGCCATAGCCACACTGGGGAGCGACCGTACACGTGTCCACACTGCGCGAAGTCATTCTCTCAATCCAGAATTCTCCGGAATCACATCCGTACTCACACAGATGAGCGATCATTCTACTGCGCCCACTGTTCGAAGTCATTTAAACTGAAAGCCCAGCTCATCGGACACAGCCGTACTCACACGGGGGTGCGACCGTACAAGTGTTCTCACTGCGCGGTATCATTCAAACAACTCGCCCATCTCACCTCACACGTATTCTCCCACACAGGAGAAAGACCCTACAAATGCTCTCACTGCCCAAAAACATTCACACAAGTAACCAATCTTAATGTGCACATTCGTACGCACACGGGTGAAAAACCCTACAAATGCACTGAATGCTCAAGGTCTTTTATACAAAAATACCATCTCAAGGAACACATCCGTACGCACACAGGAGAACGACCCTACCAATGCAATCACTGCTCAAAAACCTTCACGCAGGAATCTACTTTTAGAAAACACATTCGTACGCAGCACGAGTGA
- the LOC117188829 gene encoding zinc finger protein 180-like: MDEICRVCMGTSGEFRNIFDERPTMDMCIGDMISQCTGYVVKRGDSLPANICSPCLEDAMSAFNLKTTYEQSHKLFFALTEEDKEQDEDSLHSDDRAEQSKHQDDRNNSDNCKRVFKCSVCPKSFQRKYHLSEHSHSHTGERPYTCPHCAKSFSQSRILRNHIRTHTDERSFYCAHCSKSFKLKAQLIVHSRTHTGERPYKCSKCAVAFKQLSHLRSHLLSHTGERPYKCSHCPKTFSQVRSLNMHIRTHTGERPYKCTECTRSFIQKYHLKEHIRTHTGERPYQCYHCSKTFTQESTFKKHIRTQHGTIPPLLNVN; encoded by the coding sequence ATGGATGAAATATGCAGAGTTTGCATGGGAACGTCCGGAGAATTTAGGAACATTTTTGACGAAAGACCAACAATGGATATGTGCATTGGTGACATGATATCGCAATGCACCGGGTACGTGGTTAAGCGAGGGGATTCGCTACCAGCAAACATATGTTCGCCTTGCCTGGAGGATGCTATGAGTGCCTTCAATCTTAAGACCACCTACGAGCAGAGCCATAAACTCTTTTTCGCGCTGACAGAGGAGGACAAGGAACAAGACGAGGATTCGCTACATTCAGATGACCGAGCTGAGCAATCGAAACATCAAGATGATAGAAATAACAGTGATAATTGTAAACGAGTCTTCAAATGCTCCGTCTGTCCAAAATCCTTTCAAAGAAAATACCACCTCAGTGAACACAGCCATAGCCACACTGGGGAGCGACCGTACACGTGTCCACACTGCGCGAAGTCATTCTCTCAATCCAGAATTCTCCGGAATCACATCCGTACTCACACAGATGAGCGATCATTCTACTGCGCCCACTGTTCGAAGTCATTTAAACTGAAAGCCCAGCTCATCGTACACAGCCGCACTCACACGGGGGAGCGACCGTATAAGTGTTCTAAATGCGCGGTGGCGTTTAAACAGCTCTCCCATCTTAGGTCACACTTACTCTCCCACACAGGAGAAAGACCCTACAAATGCTCCCACTGCCCAAAAACCTTCTCACAAGTACGCAGTCTTAATATGCACATCCGTACGCACACGGGTGAAAGACCCTACAAATGCACCGAATGTACAAGGTCTTTTATACAAAAATACCACCTCAAGGAACACATCCGTACGCACACAGGAGAACGACCCTACCAATGCTATCACTGCTCAAAAACCTTCACGCAGGAATCTACTTTTAAAAAACACATTCGTACGCAACACGGGACGATTCCACCACTGCTCAATGTCAATTAA
- the LOC108161855 gene encoding zinc finger protein 239-like isoform X1 encodes MEEICRVCVGTSGEFRNIFDERPTMDMCIGDMIAQCTGYVVKRGDSLPENICPPCLEDAISAFNLKSTCEQNHTLFFTLMDKDKKQDEDWLHSDDRTEQLKHQDDSNNSDNCKPKFTPREPHLSVLSGPYTCPHCSKSFSQSATLLNHICTHKNERPYQCAHCSKSFKQKSKLVVHSRVHMEERPYKCSYCPMSFKHLVNRACHRRSHKGDRRHQCSQCFKKFSKKSNLIRHMVTHTDNRTYQCTECPKTFVQNQHLKAHFRTHTGESPFKCTQCPEVFEKKLNLREHTRTHTGEQPYQCPQCLDAFISRAYLKIHIRTHTRTAELPFNCPYCTETFAQDGTQAQAHMRAHTEWSSLCHKTTFPVKISMS; translated from the coding sequence ATGGAGGAAATATGCAGAGTTTGCGTGGGAACGTCCGGAGAATTCAGGAACATTTTTGACGAAAGACCCACAATGGACATGTGCATTGGTGACATGATAGCGCAGTGCACCGGGTACGTGGTTAAGCGAGGGGATTCGCTACCAGAAAACATATGTCCGCCTTGCCTGGAGGATGCTATTAGTGCCTTCAATCTTAAGTCCACCTGTGAGCAGAACCATACATTATTTTTCACGCTCATGGACAAGGACAAGAAACAAGACGAGGATTGGCTACATTCTGATGACCGAACTGAGCAATTGAAACATCAAGATGATAGCAATAATAGTGATAATTGTAAACCAAAATTCACTCCAAGAGAGCCCCATCTCAGTGTACTCAGCGGACCGTACACGTGTCCACACTGCTCGAAGTCATTCTCTCAATCCGCAACTCTCTTGAATCACATCTGTACTCACAAAAATGAGCGACCATACCAATGCGCTCACTGTTCGAAGTCTTTTAAACAGAAATCCAAGCTCGTCGTACACAGCCGGGTCCACATGGAGGAGCGACCTTATAAGTGTTCTTACTGCCCGATGTCGTTTAAACATCTCGTAAATCGTGCCTGTCACAGACGCTCCCACAAAGGTGACAGACGCCACCAATGCTCTCAGTGCTTCAAAAAATTCTCAAAAAAATCCAATCTTATAAGACACATGGTTACGCACACAGATAACCGAACGTATCAATGCACCGAATGCCCAAAAACGTTTGTTCAAAACCAACATCTCAAGGCACACTTCCGCACGCACACTGGAGAGAGTCCATTCAAGTGTACGCAGTGCCCTGAGGTCTttgaaaaaaaattaaatctgCGAGAACATACCCGTACCCACACGGGGGAGCAGCCATATCAATGCCCACAATGTCTGGATGCCTTTATTTCACGAGCATATCTCAAAATTCACATACGAACTCACACTCGCACGGCAGAGCTACCGTTTAACTGTCCTTACTGCACTGAGACCTTTGCCCAAGACGGGACTCAGGCTCAGGCTCATATGCGTGCGCATACGGAATGGTCAAGTCTTTGCCATAAAACTACGTTCCCTGTTAAAATTTCAATGTCATAG